The Acidobacteriota bacterium genomic sequence CCAGCTTCGCTGGCTTCGTTCCGGGTGCCATTCATCCCCAGGCTTAAAAGCCTGGGGTTTTCTGGCAATGATATAAACCTATGTTAGCTCCAATATCAATGACAACTGATTTATTAGTTGGCGAGAAATATCGACGATACACATTTTTTAGCAAAACTTCATTTATAGTTGACTTGTCGTTTGCATGCGCGCGAATCCACACTTTAATGCCGTTTCGCAAGTCTATTCTATACATTTTCAAATCGTTTTTCGTCATGTGAAGCTTTAATAGGAGCCAATAATTCTTAACTTTTCTTAAGATTATCAAAATAAGTTTGATTTTTCTTATGAAATGTACACTCATGATGCATCCCTTGAGTTAAGATTTTCGATCAACATTAAACAGATGGAAATATTCATAGTCACAACTTAATATTGCTAAAAGGCTCTATGAAGCTTCCCCCATGAGTGTTGATGCCTTCACGCTTGACGACCTTGGCTATCGTCATTCCCAGGATCTTCAAATCCAGCCAAAAAGACCGGTTTTTGACATACCATAAATCATGCTCGAATCTCTGTTCCCAGGTCACGGCATTGCGTCCGTTGACCTGAGCCCAGCCCGTGATTCCCGGGCGGTCCTCGTGGCGACGTCTTTGTTCATCATTATACAACGGCAGGTATTCCATCAGGAGCGGGCGCGGTCCAACGAGGCTCATGTCGCCCTTAAGGACATTGAACAACTCGGGGATTTCGTCAAGACTGAATGAGCGCAAAAAATCCCCAATTTTTGTTCTGCGCTTCTCGTTGGGCAGGAGACGTCCGTCTTTATCGCAGGCATCGGTCATTGTGCGAAACTTGATCATCCTGAACGGCCGTCCATGGAGTCCGGGCCGGAGTTGAGTGAAAAACACCGGGCGGCCGAGCTTCCAGGCAACCACCAAGACAAGGATCATCAGAACGGGAAGAAGAAAAAGCAAACCCAGGAATGCCGCCGTTAAATCCATCAAGCGCTTCACGATAGTGCTTATTGTATCTTTTCGCCGGCTTCTTGCCGGCTTCCGGGTTTGTATTTGTTTACGGTCTTTTTCCTTTTTCCCGAAGCAAGAAGCGGGATCTCGTCGACGTATTCAATTTTAAAATCGGCATCGAAGCCGAGAATGTGCTTGAATTCTTTAATCAATTGATCGCCCCTATTGAAAGACTTTTCGGCATTGATTTTAAAAGTGTATTCTTTTTCTCCCTCCTGGATCAGCTGGTATTGCTTGATGTCCAGATATTTCCACATATTTTTATAGGCAATATAGGACGAAACAAGCCTCCCCCTGGTATCGTACAGCAAATCCAGTTTCCGTCCTTCGACTTTCGAGAGGTATTTCCAGTCGGAGTTTGTGGACTGTTTTTCCATGACGCCGATATCTCCGGTATCGTACCGGATCATGGGCATGGCATAGTTGAAAAGGTCGGTGACCACAATCCTCCCCGGCTCGTCGTCGGAGGCCGGATCATCCGAATCGATTTTCAGGATTTCCACATGATAACTTGCCGTGTTGATCAAAAAACTACCCGATCCGCTCCTTTCCTGCTGGGCGATGATCCCGTTTTCCAGATTTGAGTAACGCGAAACCACGGGAACACCGAAATACTTTTCCATCGTGGCTTTAGTATAATCATTCAGAGACTCCGACATGGCAATAATGGATCTGACATCGGCTTTTACCGGCCCGGATTGCCTGCTGTCGAGAAATCGGCATATCAATTCCAAAGCCGAGGCATAGCCTAAAATTCCAAAAACCGACCGGTCACCTTCCATTCTCCGAATCAGAGCTTCAATGGCACAGTCGTCGAGACGAATCACATCAACCGGCACGATGTTTTGAAGCCAGTAGGCCGCCTTTCTGCGCATTTTCTCGGCAGCCCAGATCTTGAGATATATCAGACGCTGGCCGATCTCATAGCCGGCCAGACCGGCAAAGTAGATTGTATCGGCGGAATTTCTCAGCTTTTTGTTGATATTCTGGTATGTTTGAAACGGCGTGCCTGTCGATCCGCTCGTCACATTCGGAATTCGCTGATGACGGGAGTATTTTTCAGAAAGAAACGCATCCCCGGATTCCCGGATTATTGTTTTGTCGATAACGGGATATTCTTTCAAGGATCGGTTTATATACTTTTTATAATACGGAGTGGTGGTTGTCACATGCCTTAAAAGATTTGTCATTGCCCGGTTGACATTCTCTTTTGTTTCCGGGCTGCCGGGCCTTTCCAAAATGCATGAGATATCAATAAGGTGTTTTCTTATTGAGTCGCCTTGTAAGCGATCTTGTAACCAAAAACCGTTTTCCCTTATTGAAGACGAAAAACTCATGAATCCCGGAGTGAATGCTTTTTACCGCTTTTGGAAGATTCGATCAACTCCCCCAGCTCGACCGTCGTCATGAACTCAATATCGGGCCATTTTCTTACGATTTCCTTTAAAAGCCTTTTCAAGGCGGCCAGACCCTTTTCTCTCACAGCCGGTTCTATATTCCCGATATAGTTGACCCGGTGTCCGCTGATGTTTGCCGGTTTGTTCCACTTAAAAGCTATTTCAATTTGAGAAAGAGCATAGGAAACCCAGTCTATTTCAGGGACATTAGGCAACTGAACCGGCTCAAAAAGGCAATTCCGCACAATGTAGATTTGGCCCTGCTTGTTCGTCTTTCCGGTATAATTGACGGATCTTTTGATTTTTCCGTTACCCTGATGCTCCGCTTTCAAAAAATCATTGTCGATATACTTGATGCCGCATTCTTTCATTGTCGGCTCCAATGTTCGATGCTCTCTTGCTCCGGGCGCGGCAAAATGCCTGGCCCTGAACCCAAACACTTTTTCGAAAGCATTCAAGCCGTCAACGATGATGTCTTTGAAGGCGTCATTCTCCCTGAACTCATTGAAAGAAAAGGCCTCGGTATATCCAATTCCCGGAAATATCCTATCCGTTATTGCGCCGAATGACCGGTTGTTGAAGGCCGTCATGGCCTGATGATTTCCGGTTTGCAGAGATCTCATGAAAAATTTCAGGTTCAGATGTTCCCTACCGTGAAACTGGGGCCGGATCAGCCTTTTTTCAATTCCTTCTTTCCATAGGTCCCATGTGCCCTCATACCCGGGGAGTTTGGCGAATGTTTCGGGAATCAATTCATAATGATATTGTTGAAAATGATCGGCTTTGATTCTTTCATAATCAGGATTGGCGACGCTTGTCATAGCTGTAAAAACGGCATGATTGCCGTTTTTATCCTTTACGGAGGTTAGTGTTTCATAAAGCGCGGCCAAATCGTCGCGTTTTTCAAGAGAATCGTACAGGTCAAATCGCGTCGCCTCAACGTTCAATCCGGCCTTTCTCATGTTTTCCCTTGCGTTTCTATCGGCAATCCGCACATTGCCGTAATCGTCAGTCGAAAAAACGACGATCTTTTTTTGAGTTTTAAATCCAAATAGATTTTTTAGGCTTAAAAGAATTTTTCTTTTTGGCGTCATGGATTTATGACAAATAGATTTCATAGATCTCCGCCATAGCTTTCAGCGAATTTTCAATACTAAAAAGACGGGCTCTTTTCAATGACTTTTTTCCCATTTGAACACGGAGTTCGGGATCATCTATCAGTTTTTGCAAAGCGATTGCCAGACTAATATGGTCATTCTGCGGATAGAGGAATCCATTTTCCTTATCAGCAATAAGTTCATTATGCCCCCTTTCTATTGGGGCAACTACCGGCAAGCCACAAAACATTTCCTGAAGCAAGCTGATAGGAAGGCCTTCATGCCGGCTTGCTGATATTCCAATGTCGGAAATGCCCGTAAGTTCCGGGATATCATCCCTAAAACCAAGAAATTCTATATCCTTATCAAGCCCCACATTTACAGCAAGCTTTTTGATTTTCTCAATAAGTGGCCCTTTTCCGGCAAATATGACTTTCACATTTGGGTTTTTTGTTATTGTCTTCTTGATGGCCGGAATTATCAACTCATGATTTTTCCTGGGAATAAATTCAGCCACATATAGAAGAATCACGCTTTTTGGGTCAAAGCCAAGTTTTTTTCTGCACGCAATCTTTTCTTCTTCAGTGAAAGGGTGGAATTTTTTCGGATCTACCCCCATTCCCGGGATAATGTAAGTTTTTTTATGGGGCATTTTTTCATTTATGTAACTAAAATCCTCACTGTTCATTGTGATTATTGCGTCAGTAAAAAAAGACATGAACCACTCAGCCGGATAATAAATTAACCAGTTCTTTAATGGCGCTCCTTTGAAAAAATGAAATCCATGCACCGTATAAAGGACTTTGGTGCCTTTTTTTCTTGAACTTCTGGCGGCAAGTCTTCCAATAAAGCTCGGAAGCGGTGTATGGCAATGAACAAGATCATAGCATTCTTGATCAATGATCATCTTCAATTTGTTATAGGTTGAAAAATAAACACGATTTAACGGGGATCGTGGAAACGGCATGTAGAAAACTTGATCAATATCATCGAAAACAACGTCCCCCCTCTTTTCAGCTGCAAGATGAATGATGCAACCGTTTTCCTTAAGCCATTTCAGAAATGGCAGATGGAAAGTTCTGATATGAACATCACTTGTCGCGATATAAAGAACTTTTTTCATTCAGGCTAGATTATTCTCTTTAAATATTTCATAAAAAATAACAATGTATAAACGCCCAGCGAAAAGTTTTTTTTACAAAAAAAGAAAAATAAAAACCATTGCGGCCTGATAATCAAATATTTCAGCTTCATTTTTTTATAGGCAGCTTTATATTCGGGGTGTTTTAACACTCCACCTAAATATTTGATTTTTTTTGCTACCGTCTTTTTATTATAATCACTCAGTTCTGTCAGCCCAAGCCCGATGATCGACAGACATCTCCGGTTATCCAGTGCCTCAAAGAAATATTCAGGAAGATTATTTTCTTTTATAAAAAGTTCCATATATTTATAGAGTTTTTGCCAACGTTCAAACAGCCAAGGCTTGTATGCATTTGTGAAAGAAACGCCAGTAAACCTTCGATAATGATACAAATGAAAATCAAAATAGAATGCCGTCATAGCATTTTCAAAAGCATATAAATTAAAAAGTGGATCTTCAGCACTACCGACTTTTTTTGTATCGACAAATCGAACATTTCGGGGCTTGATGACTTCCGATTTATATAATTTGGCCCAAACTACAGAAATCGCGTCCGCATTTTCCGGATACCTCAGTTCTTGGGATAGAAGCCCTACCATGCGCCTTTGAAGGTAATACTTCAGCTCTGGCCCTGAATATAATCCTTTTCGAAGATCGATTCTTTTTTTTATTGATCTCCTTCTATGTTCACGAATATAAGACCATAATAAGACATCGACATCGGTTTCAACAGCAGTTTTATAAGCTATTTCACAGGTGTTCCGCTCAATCCAGTCATCGGCATCGACAAACATAATATACTTGCCTGTTGCATATTCGATCCCTTGATTTCTTGTGTCGGAAAGGCCGGAGTTTTTTTTATGGATAATCCTGATTCTTTGATCTTTTAGCGCATAGCGATCGCATATTTTGGGGGTATCGTCCGTTGAGCCATCATTAAGCAGGATGATTTCCATATCCAAAAAAGTCTGGTTTATTAAACTGTCCAGGCACTGTTTCAAGTATGCCTGTACGTTATATGCTGGAACAATAATGCTGATTTTCGGCTGATACATAATCATAATTAAAAGAAGGAACCCTCCGGCAGAATAAAGTTTAAGAATTCGCGACATATTTTATTGCGGTCAAGCCGGATTCTAATTTCTTTTGCGTTTTTTCCCAGTCGAACACGTTCCTCTTTATTTTCAATCAGCAAATCAATTTTTTCGGCCAATTTTTCCGTATTGCCGTTTTCAACAAGAATACCATTATGGTTATTGACAAGGATCTCTTCCGGGCCGGCTTGGAAATTGAAGCTTATGACCGGCAATCCGGCCGCCATGGCTTCCACCATGGCATTGGGGAAACCTTCACTGCGAGAAGGAATTACAATCATTCCGGCCTCTGCATAAAGCCGGTCAATATCGTTTACCCGGCCGATAAATTCAATTCTTTCATGAAGGTTCATTTTTCCAGCCAATTCAGCAAGTTTTGTGTTCTCCTGCCTGCTGCCTGTCAAAACCAATTTCCAGGACTTGTTTTTGACATGAGCCCAGGCCTCTACTAAAAGATCGAATCCTTTCAGGTGATCGGCCAGTCGACCAACTCCTAAAACAATGGGCTTTCGTAGTAACTCAAAAACTTCTATCTCTCGCAGGGGGTTGTTTATAACTCGAATCGGAGTTCCTGTTTTATAAAACCGGCGCTGACAACGAGCAGCAAATTCGGTTTGCGCGATGACGCCTGATGGATTGACAAATAAAAAAACCATATTGTTAAACAATTCGATGATCAGGGGAAAGCGATAAAAGGGACTGGCTCTTTCACTAATATAAACAGGGTAGTTAAGGCCGACCAGACCCAGAAGAGTCAGGGTTCCATAGAATTTGTTAAAAACAAGAACTGAGTCAGGATTGATTTTTTTTACAGCCTTTCTGATCCTTATCGGTGCATCAAGGATATTAAAGCGTTGGGGTTTTTTCAATTTGGGTTCAATTCGCACAATGTTTTCTGAAAGATCGAAAAACGGAGTATGTCTGAAAATACAAAAGTAATGTATTGAATGGCCGGCATTTGAAAACTCATTGGCCAGATTACTTGAAACCCGTTCAATGCCGCCAAGCTGAAGAGAAGAGGTAATTATTAATATTTTGCTCAAATTCAGGTTGCTTTTTATAATATTCGTTTAATGATCTGGCTTTCATACAACTCGTCCCGGATATCCTCAACCTCTCTCCCTCCCGGGGCTTCATTGGTGTACTTTCCGGGGATTTTTACCTTGCTGTTTGCTCCTCGCAGAAACCATTCATATTCAATGTCAATGTTGCCTACATCAAGAGCCTGATAACCCCTTTTACCCAGATCAAAAGCAAGAACGGTTGCGGTTGATCCAAGCGCAAGCAATACAAGTTTTGTCTTGTCATGCTTAACAATTTCATTTAATAATTCATGATAGCGAGTAAAAGCATTTCGGGCCGGGCCTAGGATTCTGACAAGGCTTCCGGCGTTTGAAAAAAGGTCATTCCCGACACCTAAACGGCTTTTTTCTCCTTCTACAAGAATGATATCCCGGTCCTGCCATAATTCTTTTACTTTTCTAAAATACCTCTCTGAAACAGTCTTATTTGAAAAATTAATAAACGGCCTTGTGAAGCTCGCATTATAGTAAGTTTTTTTCATATCAAGGAATTTTCTTAGCCTTGGATATGTCCAGACAATATGACTTTTCCATGTTAATTGGCTTCTCCGGTTAAGATTTGCCAGAGATTGATACCCAACGGGTAATCCGATTAAAATATTTTCATTGTCAGATTTCAATATTTCTTTAAGTCTTCGGCTTAATATTTCGTCATATTTTTGATAATCGTATCCAATTTTATCCATAATAAACAGAAATTCTCCATCCCCATATCTTGCAATTGAACTCTTGTCTTTCTTTATTTTGTCTATTGTTTCATCGATGGTTTTTACATTCGGGAGTGGAAAACAAATTTTCAAAACCGGATAAATCAGCCCTAGGATTTCTTTTATGACCTGCCTCGGGCAATAAAATGTGGATGACGTTCGAAGGTTCATTTGTTCGGGAAAAAGAGCGTTTCCACCATCCATTCTTCCGGATAAAATTGCTTTTCATGCCATTCCAGATTGATATCCCAATAGCCGGGACAGTCAAGGTAACCCCTGCGGTCAAACCCATAGTTGATTTCGGTTATCAGGGGGTTTTGCTTGGAATCAAATATAAAATCATAAGCTAAACATTGTGCGCCTAATTTCGCTGATACCTCGAAAGCAATGCTGACACATCGCTCATCAATCTGGTCCTTTGAGTGAAGGATGTTTCCACTGCCGGATGCTCTGAAGTCTTTTTTTCTGACTATTCGCTTAATCGCGAAGGCTTTATTCCCTATCACAACGACTCTGATATCGTAAGTGTTATCGGGCAGGAAATCCTGAAAATACGCATAACCTTTTTCATTTCCATGGATTCGAGCAAATTGTGTGGAATAAACAACTCGTCTGAGGCTTTTCAACAGATCAAGAAACGGATTTTTTCCTTTTCTGTAACTTTTGTATGTATCTTTCAAATTGATCCACTTGTTGTAAGGGCTGAATCCCCTGGAAAAAGAACGCCGGATCATGCGTTTTGCGGTTCTTTGGCTTTTAACAAGAAATACATTATAAGAACCCGCTCCAGTCCTGAGCTTGAAGACCTTGGGATATTTCGTTGTATTGGCCCATTCAAGGGCTTCCCTCTTCGAATAGAAAATATATGAGGGCACAAGAGGGGCGCCGATGGCTTCAAGCAAATATTTCTGGCCGACCTTATCATCAAAGTGCCACCCTGTCCTAAAGTCCGGAAAGACTTTTTTCCCAGCATGCTCAAGGGAAAACAATAATTGTTTTGCAAACAGAGTATCTTTTGCATAAGCATGATGATGATGCCACATCAAGGCATCGCAATCCTTTAGTTGTTCAATTATGTTATTGGCATAGCAATTAACTATCTTGTAGTCAATGGATTTATTCCGGCAATATTCAATCCACTTCTGGCTAAAGGCCAGATCGGAGTGTTGGA encodes the following:
- a CDS encoding CoF synthetase, which translates into the protein MSFSSSIRENGFWLQDRLQGDSIRKHLIDISCILERPGSPETKENVNRAMTNLLRHVTTTTPYYKKYINRSLKEYPVIDKTIIRESGDAFLSEKYSRHQRIPNVTSGSTGTPFQTYQNINKKLRNSADTIYFAGLAGYEIGQRLIYLKIWAAEKMRRKAAYWLQNIVPVDVIRLDDCAIEALIRRMEGDRSVFGILGYASALELICRFLDSRQSGPVKADVRSIIAMSESLNDYTKATMEKYFGVPVVSRYSNLENGIIAQQERSGSGSFLINTASYHVEILKIDSDDPASDDEPGRIVVTDLFNYAMPMIRYDTGDIGVMEKQSTNSDWKYLSKVEGRKLDLLYDTRGRLVSSYIAYKNMWKYLDIKQYQLIQEGEKEYTFKINAEKSFNRGDQLIKEFKHILGFDADFKIEYVDEIPLLASGKRKKTVNKYKPGSRQEAGEKIQ
- a CDS encoding sugar transferase, encoding MDLTAAFLGLLFLLPVLMILVLVVAWKLGRPVFFTQLRPGLHGRPFRMIKFRTMTDACDKDGRLLPNEKRRTKIGDFLRSFSLDEIPELFNVLKGDMSLVGPRPLLMEYLPLYNDEQRRRHEDRPGITGWAQVNGRNAVTWEQRFEHDLWYVKNRSFWLDLKILGMTIAKVVKREGINTHGGSFIEPFSNIKL
- a CDS encoding glycosyltransferase family 4 protein yields the protein MKKVLYIATSDVHIRTFHLPFLKWLKENGCIIHLAAEKRGDVVFDDIDQVFYMPFPRSPLNRVYFSTYNKLKMIIDQECYDLVHCHTPLPSFIGRLAARSSRKKGTKVLYTVHGFHFFKGAPLKNWLIYYPAEWFMSFFTDAIITMNSEDFSYINEKMPHKKTYIIPGMGVDPKKFHPFTEEEKIACRKKLGFDPKSVILLYVAEFIPRKNHELIIPAIKKTITKNPNVKVIFAGKGPLIEKIKKLAVNVGLDKDIEFLGFRDDIPELTGISDIGISASRHEGLPISLLQEMFCGLPVVAPIERGHNELIADKENGFLYPQNDHISLAIALQKLIDDPELRVQMGKKSLKRARLFSIENSLKAMAEIYEIYLS
- a CDS encoding glycosyltransferase family 2 protein, encoding MSRILKLYSAGGFLLLIMIMYQPKISIIVPAYNVQAYLKQCLDSLINQTFLDMEIILLNDGSTDDTPKICDRYALKDQRIRIIHKKNSGLSDTRNQGIEYATGKYIMFVDADDWIERNTCEIAYKTAVETDVDVLLWSYIREHRRRSIKKRIDLRKGLYSGPELKYYLQRRMVGLLSQELRYPENADAISVVWAKLYKSEVIKPRNVRFVDTKKVGSAEDPLFNLYAFENAMTAFYFDFHLYHYRRFTGVSFTNAYKPWLFERWQKLYKYMELFIKENNLPEYFFEALDNRRCLSIIGLGLTELSDYNKKTVAKKIKYLGGVLKHPEYKAAYKKMKLKYLIIRPQWFLFFFFCKKNFSLGVYTLLFFMKYLKRII
- a CDS encoding glycosyltransferase translates to MSKILIITSSLQLGGIERVSSNLANEFSNAGHSIHYFCIFRHTPFFDLSENIVRIEPKLKKPQRFNILDAPIRIRKAVKKINPDSVLVFNKFYGTLTLLGLVGLNYPVYISERASPFYRFPLIIELFNNMVFLFVNPSGVIAQTEFAARCQRRFYKTGTPIRVINNPLREIEVFELLRKPIVLGVGRLADHLKGFDLLVEAWAHVKNKSWKLVLTGSRQENTKLAELAGKMNLHERIEFIGRVNDIDRLYAEAGMIVIPSRSEGFPNAMVEAMAAGLPVISFNFQAGPEEILVNNHNGILVENGNTEKLAEKIDLLIENKEERVRLGKNAKEIRIRLDRNKICREFLNFILPEGSFF
- a CDS encoding SP_1767 family glycosyltransferase, which gives rise to MDGGNALFPEQMNLRTSSTFYCPRQVIKEILGLIYPVLKICFPLPNVKTIDETIDKIKKDKSSIARYGDGEFLFIMDKIGYDYQKYDEILSRRLKEILKSDNENILIGLPVGYQSLANLNRRSQLTWKSHIVWTYPRLRKFLDMKKTYYNASFTRPFINFSNKTVSERYFRKVKELWQDRDIILVEGEKSRLGVGNDLFSNAGSLVRILGPARNAFTRYHELLNEIVKHDKTKLVLLALGSTATVLAFDLGKRGYQALDVGNIDIEYEWFLRGANSKVKIPGKYTNEAPGGREVEDIRDELYESQIIKRIL